The following coding sequences are from one Pseudonocardia sp. HH130630-07 window:
- a CDS encoding DUF418 domain-containing protein, with protein sequence MPNVSSDDRIETLDVLRGIAIVGTLASNIWIFTINVGSAATPLLPDWIGEVSQWLPNGKFLGLLTIMFGIGLEIQRQSALRGGRTWPGTYPVRAGLLFLDGLINYVFVVQFDVLRAYAVTGLLVAFLLLTSDRVQWWLISVFFALHLTVLVLTSSLTVPPRGEALSLPELSRAARVPTEDGGYWSLVNSNIRNIGNAFTIYSEFSTILLMGIPLFLLGGKLYRAGIFRTEGVQLRRWLIVIGLVVALPVDFVLGTYDGGTLSSYSRYGTAPLVALGILAAVAQFYQHRAPGRFAHALGRVGTMALSCYLLQNVLGVVLERTIFQSNVVRTVDPVLGTYAVFAAISGILLAFAALWLRWRRRGPIEYLWVASFKLLVRERRADS encoded by the coding sequence ATGCCCAACGTGTCTAGTGACGACCGGATCGAGACCCTGGATGTGCTGCGTGGGATCGCGATTGTCGGTACCCTTGCCAGCAATATCTGGATCTTTACGATCAACGTCGGCTCTGCAGCCACCCCTCTCCTCCCAGACTGGATCGGCGAGGTTTCCCAGTGGCTGCCAAACGGCAAGTTCCTCGGCCTGCTGACGATCATGTTCGGGATCGGGCTGGAGATCCAGCGCCAGTCCGCTCTCCGGGGCGGACGGACCTGGCCAGGGACCTACCCAGTCCGCGCCGGGCTGCTCTTCCTCGACGGACTCATCAACTACGTCTTTGTGGTCCAATTCGATGTCCTACGGGCCTACGCGGTCACTGGCCTACTCGTCGCGTTCCTGCTCCTGACTAGCGATCGAGTGCAATGGTGGCTGATCAGTGTGTTCTTCGCACTGCACCTGACCGTGCTCGTCCTCACATCCTCGCTCACGGTGCCCCCCAGGGGCGAGGCGCTATCGCTCCCGGAGCTGTCCCGGGCCGCCCGCGTCCCCACCGAAGACGGCGGCTACTGGTCGCTGGTCAACTCAAACATCCGCAATATCGGCAACGCTTTCACAATATACTCTGAGTTCTCCACGATCCTGCTGATGGGGATTCCGCTGTTCCTGCTCGGCGGGAAGCTCTACCGGGCCGGGATCTTCAGGACGGAGGGCGTTCAGCTGCGCCGATGGCTCATCGTCATCGGACTGGTGGTCGCACTGCCGGTGGACTTCGTACTCGGCACTTATGACGGCGGCACCCTTAGTAGCTACTCCCGCTACGGTACCGCCCCGCTGGTCGCTCTCGGTATCCTGGCGGCGGTCGCCCAATTCTATCAGCACCGAGCTCCCGGCCGATTCGCCCACGCACTCGGCCGAGTCGGGACGATGGCACTCAGCTGTTACCTACTCCAGAACGTCCTCGGCGTCGTGCTCGAACGAACCATTTTCCAGAGCAATGTAGTGCGTACTGTGGACCCGGTACTCGGTACCTATGCCGTGTTCGCGGCAATCTCGGGAATTCTACTGGCGTTCGCCGCGCTGTGGCTTCGCTGGCGTCGTCGCGGCCCGATCGAGTACCTCTGGGTGGCCTCGTTCAAATTACTCGTGCGTGAGCGTCGGGCAGATTCGTAA
- a CDS encoding transposase family protein, giving the protein MLSYPSALSVSTRALITLTNALQRSRNQRGTRWRRLPIGRHALLALAHLRKGETYPDLAAGFGVGTTTAFRYIREAIDVLAAAAPNLTEAIAVARRKAFVILDGTLLRIDRVAMASGRDRPYYSGKWKCHGMNVQVISNPAGRLVWASPALPGARHDMGAAREHGIIDALTVAGVQVVADSGYRGAGAMFHLPQRRRPADRDTGERRRLSPSQREVNAAHAAQRGPGERANAMFKSWKILRKIRCCPQRTTALVNAIQTLILAG; this is encoded by the coding sequence GTGCTTTCCTACCCGTCCGCGCTGTCGGTGTCCACTCGCGCGCTGATCACCTTGACCAACGCCCTTCAGCGCAGCCGCAACCAGCGCGGTACTCGCTGGCGGCGCCTCCCGATCGGTCGTCACGCCCTGCTCGCCCTGGCGCACCTGCGCAAGGGCGAGACCTACCCCGACCTCGCCGCTGGTTTCGGGGTCGGCACCACCACGGCGTTCCGCTACATCCGCGAAGCGATCGACGTCCTCGCCGCCGCGGCACCGAACCTGACCGAGGCGATCGCGGTCGCGCGGCGGAAGGCGTTCGTGATCCTCGACGGCACCTTGCTGCGGATCGACCGGGTCGCCATGGCCTCGGGGCGCGACCGCCCGTACTACTCGGGGAAGTGGAAGTGCCACGGCATGAACGTGCAGGTCATCAGCAACCCGGCCGGTCGTCTGGTCTGGGCGTCGCCGGCGTTGCCCGGTGCGCGGCATGACATGGGTGCCGCCCGCGAACACGGGATCATCGACGCCCTCACCGTCGCCGGGGTGCAGGTGGTCGCCGACAGCGGATACCGCGGTGCCGGTGCGATGTTCCACCTCCCACAGCGACGCCGACCCGCCGATCGCGACACCGGCGAGCGCCGACGGCTCTCACCGAGTCAGCGGGAGGTCAACGCCGCCCACGCAGCGCAACGCGGCCCCGGTGAACGCGCGAACGCGATGTTCAAGAGCTGGAAGATTCTGCGGAAGATCCGGTGCTGCCCGCAGCGGACCACCGCGCTGGTCAACGCGATCCAGACCCTCATCCTCGCTGGCTGA
- a CDS encoding transposase family protein — MLSYPSGMTVSSRALHVLSDALRAHRNQRATRWRKLTCGRQALLVVAHLRKGETYTDLACGFRVGTSTVYRYLREAIELLAAMAPTLEQAIDVAIGKAFVILDGTLLRIDRVGMASGYDRGFYSGKHKCHGLNVQVIADPAGRLVWISPPLPGARHDIGAAREHGIIDALTEHRIRAAADTAYQGAGPTVAVPHRRRRKDPDTGRFRPLSHNQREVNAAHSRRRGPGERVNAELKNWKILRKIRSSPNRAGQLIAAVQTLMIVNT, encoded by the coding sequence GTGCTGTCCTACCCGTCCGGGATGACCGTGTCCAGCCGTGCCCTGCACGTACTCTCTGACGCGCTGCGCGCGCACCGCAACCAGCGGGCGACCCGGTGGCGGAAGCTGACGTGCGGCCGCCAGGCCCTGCTCGTGGTCGCCCACCTGCGCAAGGGCGAGACCTACACCGACCTCGCCTGCGGTTTCCGGGTCGGGACCTCGACGGTCTACCGCTACCTGCGCGAGGCGATCGAGCTGCTCGCGGCGATGGCCCCGACCCTGGAGCAGGCGATCGACGTCGCCATCGGGAAAGCGTTCGTCATCCTCGACGGCACCCTGCTGCGCATCGACCGCGTCGGGATGGCCTCGGGCTATGACCGCGGGTTCTACTCCGGCAAGCACAAGTGCCACGGACTCAACGTCCAGGTCATCGCCGACCCCGCCGGCCGGCTGGTGTGGATCTCCCCGCCGCTTCCCGGAGCCCGCCACGACATAGGCGCCGCCCGCGAGCACGGCATCATCGACGCCCTGACCGAGCACCGGATCCGGGCGGCTGCCGACACCGCATATCAGGGCGCCGGCCCGACGGTCGCGGTCCCGCACCGGCGGCGACGCAAGGACCCCGACACCGGCCGGTTCCGCCCGCTGTCGCACAACCAGCGCGAGGTCAACGCCGCTCACTCACGCCGCCGCGGACCCGGTGAGCGGGTCAACGCCGAGCTGAAGAACTGGAAGATCCTGCGCAAGATCCGCTCCAGCCCGAACCGGGCCGGACAGCTCATCGCCGCAGTTCAGACCCTCATGATCGTCAACACCTGA
- a CDS encoding DUF4258 domain-containing protein, with protein MHVPNVDAPRSYRFDVLNPDVHLQKLADGSVAVIDSEGFVEGSFAPPWATDAAGRAVPTSFTVSGQALVQTIHSNSTTQFPVVADPFWIPALALMARLSGHVAGRLAQRGISQQLMQQVVQNGKRSRGNQPNTSVFSQGKGKNQIRVVVNDRDGTIITATKG; from the coding sequence GTGCACGTGCCGAACGTCGATGCGCCGCGTAGCTATCGATTTGATGTTCTCAATCCAGACGTACATCTGCAGAAGCTGGCCGACGGTTCTGTAGCTGTCATCGACAGCGAGGGTTTCGTGGAAGGAAGCTTCGCCCCGCCATGGGCGACCGACGCGGCCGGGAGAGCGGTCCCCACAAGCTTCACGGTGTCCGGGCAGGCGCTGGTCCAGACAATCCATAGCAACTCCACCACGCAGTTCCCGGTGGTAGCCGACCCATTTTGGATTCCAGCGCTCGCGCTGATGGCGCGCCTCAGTGGCCATGTTGCCGGCCGCCTCGCCCAGCGGGGAATCAGTCAGCAGCTGATGCAGCAAGTTGTCCAGAACGGGAAGCGTAGTCGTGGCAACCAGCCCAATACCTCGGTCTTCTCTCAAGGCAAGGGTAAGAATCAGATTCGGGTCGTCGTGAACGACCGGGACGGGACCATCATCACAGCTACGAAGGGGTGA
- a CDS encoding DUF2283 domain-containing protein produces MLIRYEADVDVAYISLAGHIGPGGCDAPGITGLVPPGHDQIGEINLDFDRSGRLLGVEVVGAKRLLPAEALASAEIVGDQRGGREEA; encoded by the coding sequence ATGCTGATCAGATACGAGGCCGACGTGGATGTCGCCTATATATCCCTCGCGGGTCACATAGGGCCGGGCGGGTGCGACGCACCCGGTATCACGGGGCTCGTTCCGCCGGGCCATGATCAGATCGGTGAGATCAACCTCGATTTCGACCGGTCCGGCCGTCTACTCGGAGTCGAAGTTGTAGGGGCGAAGCGCCTGCTCCCCGCAGAAGCCCTCGCCTCAGCCGAGATCGTCGGCGATCAACGGGGCGGACGCGAGGAAGCCTGA
- a CDS encoding metal ABC transporter permease has product MDGFFSVEDTLALLDEAFVQNALIACAVLGLVAGLLTPLVVSRGMAFAVHGTAELAFTGGAAALLVGLEVGLGSVAGAVIAALIFGILGLRRRERDSVIGVVMAFGLGLGVLFLSLYDGRSANRFGLLTGSIVSVDGTNLGVLAVVAVLVLAALLVVYRPLLFASTDPDVALARGVPVRALSLVFAVLIGLVTALAVPIVGAILVLAVMIVPGAAANRVTANPVLATVIAVVIAEVSLVGGTILSLAPGLPVSAFVATIGFAAYVLCRVVARLRGRAPARA; this is encoded by the coding sequence ATGGACGGCTTCTTCTCCGTCGAGGACACCCTCGCCCTGCTCGACGAGGCGTTCGTGCAGAACGCGTTGATCGCCTGCGCCGTCCTTGGACTGGTCGCCGGGCTGCTCACCCCGCTGGTCGTCAGCCGGGGCATGGCGTTCGCCGTGCACGGCACCGCCGAGCTCGCGTTCACCGGCGGCGCCGCGGCGCTGCTCGTCGGGCTGGAGGTGGGGCTCGGCTCGGTGGCCGGCGCCGTGATCGCGGCGCTGATCTTCGGGATCCTCGGCCTGCGCCGGCGCGAGCGGGACTCGGTGATCGGGGTCGTGATGGCCTTCGGGCTCGGCCTGGGCGTGCTGTTCCTGTCGCTCTACGACGGCCGGTCCGCGAACCGGTTCGGCCTGCTCACCGGCTCGATCGTCTCGGTCGACGGGACCAACCTGGGCGTGCTCGCCGTGGTGGCGGTGCTCGTGCTCGCCGCCCTGCTCGTGGTCTACCGGCCGCTGCTGTTCGCCAGCACCGACCCGGACGTCGCGCTGGCCCGCGGCGTCCCGGTGCGCGCGCTGTCGCTGGTGTTCGCGGTGCTGATCGGGCTGGTCACCGCGCTGGCGGTGCCGATCGTCGGCGCGATCCTGGTGCTGGCGGTGATGATCGTCCCGGGTGCCGCGGCGAACCGGGTCACCGCGAACCCGGTGCTGGCCACCGTCATCGCGGTCGTGATCGCCGAGGTGTCGCTGGTCGGCGGCACGATCCTCTCGCTGGCCCCCGGGCTGCCGGTCTCGGCGTTCGTGGCGACGATCGGGTTCGCCGCCTACGTCCTGTGCCGGGTGGTCGCCCGGCTCCGCGGCCGCGCGCCGGCCCGGGCCTGA
- a CDS encoding metal ABC transporter ATP-binding protein — protein sequence MNDPSARPALSLRGAGLRFGDRTLWSGLDLDVAPGEFVAVLGPNGSGKTTLMRVLLGLLPLSQGSVTVAGAEPRRGSPEIGYVPQQQPLDPDLPLRGRDLVALGLDGHRFGPVLRGRRERREKVQRALAEVGGSGYADAPVGRLSGGEQQRLRVAQALVGDPAVLLCDEPLLSLDLSHQRTVTRLIDGRRRSAGTAVLFVTHEINPVLPLVDRVLYLVDGRFSVGRTDEVMTSDVLSRLYRTEVDVLRVRDRLVVVGAEEAAA from the coding sequence ATGAACGACCCGTCAGCCCGCCCCGCGCTCTCGCTGCGCGGGGCGGGCCTGCGTTTCGGCGACCGCACGCTGTGGTCCGGGCTCGACCTGGACGTCGCGCCCGGTGAGTTCGTCGCGGTCCTCGGCCCGAACGGCTCCGGCAAGACGACGCTGATGCGCGTCCTGCTCGGCCTGCTGCCGCTGTCGCAGGGCAGCGTCACCGTCGCCGGGGCGGAGCCCCGCCGGGGCAGCCCGGAGATCGGGTACGTGCCCCAGCAGCAGCCGCTCGACCCGGACCTGCCGCTGCGCGGGCGCGACCTCGTCGCCCTCGGGCTGGACGGGCACCGGTTCGGGCCGGTCCTGCGCGGTCGCCGCGAGCGCCGGGAGAAGGTGCAGCGTGCGCTCGCCGAGGTCGGCGGGTCCGGGTACGCCGACGCCCCGGTCGGCCGGCTCTCCGGCGGCGAGCAGCAACGGCTGCGGGTCGCCCAGGCGCTGGTCGGGGATCCGGCGGTGCTGCTGTGCGACGAACCGCTGCTGTCCCTGGACCTGTCCCACCAGCGCACCGTCACCCGGCTGATCGACGGGCGCCGGCGCTCCGCCGGCACCGCGGTCCTGTTCGTGACGCACGAGATCAACCCGGTGCTGCCGCTGGTCGACCGGGTCCTCTACCTGGTCGACGGCCGGTTCTCGGTCGGCCGGACCGACGAGGTCATGACCTCCGACGTGCTCTCCCGGCTCTACCGCACCGAGGTGGACGTCCTGCGGGTGCGCGACCGGCTGGTCGTCGTCGGGGCCGAGGAGGCCGCCGCCTGA
- a CDS encoding metal ABC transporter solute-binding protein, Zn/Mn family, with amino-acid sequence MSRSPLRPTALVAGLAALGLGLTACGSGQIDAPTSPDTPQVRIVTSTDAWGAVAEAVGGNYAQVESIINSANQDPHGYEATPRDAATVGGAQLVVTNGGGYDAFMTGLVDASGTAVPVVDAVAASGLEGSAEAAEGGEHAHEHAPGEEHAHEGESPEEHAAHADEGAGQEAGHEGHDHGAFNEHVWYSPATVAKVAQQIADRLAEIDPSAAEYFRSNAQTVSGGAAQLTSKATEVGKAHPGARVAVTEPVPDYLLQAAGVQDATPPEFSGAVEEGTDPPAAVVATMLDLFRTQPPVDALIVNSQTQSASTDQVRAAAEQAGVPVIEMSETLPDGTEDYLQWMNANLDQLAGALGR; translated from the coding sequence GTGTCCCGATCCCCGCTCCGGCCGACCGCACTGGTGGCCGGCCTGGCCGCACTGGGGCTGGGCCTGACCGCCTGTGGTTCCGGCCAGATCGACGCCCCCACCAGCCCGGACACCCCGCAGGTCCGGATCGTCACCTCCACCGACGCCTGGGGCGCGGTGGCCGAGGCGGTCGGCGGGAACTACGCCCAGGTCGAGTCGATCATCAACTCGGCCAACCAGGACCCGCACGGCTACGAGGCCACCCCCCGGGACGCGGCCACCGTCGGCGGCGCCCAGCTCGTCGTCACCAACGGCGGCGGGTACGACGCGTTCATGACCGGTCTCGTCGACGCCTCGGGCACCGCGGTCCCGGTCGTCGACGCCGTCGCCGCCTCCGGGCTGGAGGGCTCCGCGGAGGCCGCGGAGGGCGGCGAGCACGCCCACGAGCACGCCCCCGGCGAGGAGCACGCCCACGAGGGCGAGAGCCCCGAGGAGCACGCCGCGCACGCCGACGAGGGAGCCGGCCAGGAGGCGGGCCACGAGGGGCACGACCACGGCGCGTTCAACGAGCACGTCTGGTACAGCCCCGCGACCGTCGCCAAGGTCGCGCAGCAGATCGCCGACCGGCTCGCCGAGATCGACCCGTCCGCCGCGGAGTACTTCCGCAGCAACGCCCAGACCGTCAGCGGCGGTGCCGCCCAGCTGACGTCGAAGGCCACCGAGGTCGGTAAGGCCCACCCCGGGGCCAGGGTCGCGGTCACCGAGCCGGTGCCGGACTACCTGCTGCAGGCCGCCGGTGTGCAGGACGCGACGCCGCCGGAGTTCTCCGGCGCCGTCGAGGAGGGCACCGACCCGCCGGCCGCCGTCGTCGCGACGATGCTCGACCTGTTCCGCACCCAGCCGCCGGTCGACGCGCTGATCGTCAACAGCCAGACCCAGTCGGCGAGCACCGACCAGGTCCGGGCCGCCGCCGAGCAGGCCGGGGTGCCGGTCATCGAGATGTCCGAGACGCTGCCCGACGGCACCGAGGACTACCTGCAGTGGATGAACGCCAACCTGGACCAGCTGGCCGGTGCCCTCGGTCGCTGA
- a CDS encoding LacI family DNA-binding transcriptional regulator produces the protein MTGPLHQRRPATLASLAAELGVSRTTVSNAYNRPDQLSAPLRERVLEAARRLGYPGPDPVARSLRTRRAGAVGLLLTEALSYAFRDPGATGFLEGLALACEKAGTGLLLIPVSPENSDVDAVYQAGVDGFVVYSVSEDDPHFKAVLQRPVPTVVCDQPADVEGVDRVCVDDRAGTLALGRHLVELGHRRVGVLCMRLGTRHDGPADPARQEASSYSVQRERLAGLREAFAEAGVDWADVPVIERYEHTLEAGADGARALLDAHPRTTAVVCTSDILALGALDAARGRGLRVPEDLSVAGFDGVPDAARAGLTTVRQPFRAKGLEAGRLLLERGERNSPERVVLPTELVVGHTTRALRQSGEFFSGW, from the coding sequence ATGACCGGTCCCCTGCACCAGCGTCGTCCGGCGACGCTGGCGTCGCTGGCGGCGGAGCTCGGCGTGTCCCGGACGACCGTGTCGAACGCGTACAACCGGCCCGACCAGCTCTCCGCGCCGCTGCGCGAGCGGGTCCTGGAGGCCGCCCGCCGGCTGGGGTACCCGGGCCCGGACCCGGTCGCCCGCTCGCTGCGCACCCGGCGCGCCGGAGCCGTCGGGCTGCTGCTCACCGAGGCGCTGAGCTACGCCTTCCGCGACCCGGGGGCCACCGGTTTCCTGGAGGGTCTCGCGCTGGCGTGCGAGAAGGCGGGGACCGGCCTGCTGCTGATCCCGGTGAGCCCCGAGAACTCCGACGTCGACGCCGTCTACCAGGCAGGGGTGGACGGCTTCGTCGTCTACTCGGTCAGCGAGGACGACCCGCACTTCAAGGCCGTGCTGCAGCGGCCGGTGCCGACCGTGGTGTGCGACCAGCCGGCCGACGTCGAGGGCGTCGACCGGGTCTGTGTGGACGACCGCGCCGGCACCCTCGCGCTGGGCAGGCACCTGGTGGAGCTGGGGCACCGCCGGGTCGGCGTGCTGTGCATGCGCCTGGGCACCCGGCACGACGGGCCGGCCGATCCCGCCCGGCAGGAGGCCAGCTCCTACAGCGTGCAGCGCGAGCGGCTCGCCGGACTGCGCGAGGCGTTCGCCGAGGCCGGTGTCGACTGGGCCGACGTCCCCGTCATCGAACGGTACGAGCACACCCTGGAGGCCGGTGCGGACGGCGCGCGGGCGCTGCTCGACGCCCACCCCCGGACCACCGCGGTGGTGTGCACCTCCGACATCCTCGCGCTCGGCGCGCTGGACGCGGCCCGCGGGCGGGGACTGCGGGTGCCCGAAGACCTCTCGGTGGCCGGGTTCGACGGCGTCCCGGACGCCGCGCGGGCCGGGCTCACCACGGTCCGCCAGCCGTTCCGGGCCAAGGGTCTGGAGGCCGGGAGGCTGCTGCTGGAGCGGGGTGAGCGGAACTCCCCGGAGCGGGTCGTGCTGCCCACCGAGCTGGTCGTGGGGCACACCACCCGGGCACTGCGGCAGTCCGGGGAGTTCTTCTCCGGATGGTGA
- a CDS encoding MOSC domain-containing protein, whose amino-acid sequence MELTGLHRYPVKSCRGDDLQHAVVERAGLAGDRRWMVVSAGDGRMLTGRTHPRLVLAVPRPVDGGLEIDGPGLPTLRVAEPDPAVVGPVPVRVHRWDTAGVPAGAGADAWFGELLGAPARLVHLDDPDRRPSDPEFSRPGDRVSFADGYPLLLTATDSLEALDALVATGPNAGEGPLSMSRFRPNVVVSGAPAWAEDGWRRIRIGDAEFRAVKGCARCVFTTVDPVSAVKGREPMVTLARHRRFDKGVWFGMNLIPDNPGAEIRTGDPVEVLEAADPAPGPPR is encoded by the coding sequence GTGGAGCTGACCGGGCTGCACCGGTACCCGGTCAAGTCGTGCCGGGGGGACGACCTGCAGCACGCGGTCGTGGAACGGGCCGGGCTCGCGGGGGACCGGCGGTGGATGGTCGTCTCCGCCGGCGACGGGCGGATGCTCACCGGTCGCACCCACCCGCGGCTGGTGCTGGCCGTGCCGCGCCCGGTCGACGGCGGCCTGGAGATCGACGGGCCGGGCCTGCCCACGCTGCGGGTCGCCGAGCCCGACCCCGCGGTGGTCGGGCCGGTGCCGGTGCGGGTGCACCGGTGGGACACCGCCGGCGTGCCGGCCGGAGCCGGGGCCGACGCCTGGTTCGGCGAGCTGCTCGGGGCCCCGGCCCGGCTGGTGCACCTCGACGACCCGGACCGCAGGCCGTCGGACCCGGAGTTCTCCCGGCCCGGTGACCGGGTCTCCTTCGCCGACGGCTACCCGCTGCTGCTCACCGCCACCGATAGCCTCGAAGCGCTGGACGCGCTGGTGGCGACCGGCCCGAACGCCGGCGAGGGCCCGCTGTCGATGAGCCGGTTCCGCCCGAACGTCGTCGTCTCCGGGGCCCCGGCGTGGGCCGAGGACGGCTGGCGGCGGATCCGGATCGGCGACGCCGAGTTCCGGGCGGTCAAGGGCTGCGCCCGCTGCGTGTTCACCACCGTCGACCCGGTGTCCGCGGTGAAGGGGCGCGAGCCGATGGTGACGCTCGCCCGGCACCGGCGGTTCGACAAGGGTGTCTGGTTCGGGATGAACCTCATCCCGGACAACCCCGGTGCCGAGATCCGGACCGGCGACCCGGTCGAGGTGCTGGAGGCGGCGGACCCGGCCCCGGGCCCGCCGCGCTGA
- the otsB gene encoding trehalose-phosphatase, with translation MSTGDLHAQLDRLGPAGSLLVALDYDGVLAPLVDDPSAARPLPAAADAVRRLAGADRTRVVMVSGRGRDDLAAVSGFGPPVGLVGSHGAEFDDDLAALLGRTGLLTEAQQRRRSALLDGLRELVDAAPGARLETKPAGAAVHVRGMDPAAGTALLDRVRAEWVRDGAGGAADTEAIAGKDVLDIAVLTTTKGSAVAALREALGADLVLFAGDDVTDETVFGTLHDGDVGIKVGDGDTAAGFRVGEPADLAAFLTRLADARDPAGAGHPDGAGD, from the coding sequence GTGAGCACCGGGGACCTGCACGCCCAGCTGGACCGGCTCGGCCCGGCGGGCTCGCTGCTCGTCGCCCTCGACTACGACGGCGTGCTCGCGCCGCTGGTGGACGACCCGTCGGCGGCCCGGCCGCTGCCCGCGGCGGCCGACGCGGTGCGCCGGCTCGCCGGGGCGGACCGGACCCGGGTCGTCATGGTGTCCGGCCGCGGCCGGGACGACCTCGCCGCCGTCTCCGGCTTCGGGCCGCCGGTCGGCCTCGTCGGCAGCCACGGCGCCGAGTTCGACGACGATCTCGCCGCGCTGCTCGGCCGGACCGGGCTGCTGACCGAGGCCCAGCAGCGTCGTCGCTCGGCGTTGCTCGACGGCCTGCGCGAGCTGGTCGACGCGGCGCCCGGTGCCCGGCTGGAGACGAAACCGGCCGGTGCCGCCGTGCACGTGCGCGGGATGGACCCGGCCGCCGGGACCGCGCTGCTGGACCGGGTCCGCGCCGAGTGGGTGCGCGACGGCGCCGGGGGCGCTGCGGACACCGAGGCGATCGCCGGCAAGGACGTGCTGGACATCGCCGTGCTGACCACGACCAAGGGTTCCGCCGTCGCGGCGCTCCGGGAGGCGCTCGGGGCCGATCTCGTGCTCTTCGCCGGTGACGACGTCACCGACGAGACCGTCTTCGGCACCCTGCACGACGGCGACGTCGGCATCAAGGTGGGCGACGGCGACACCGCGGCCGGCTTCCGGGTCGGCGAGCCGGCCGATCTCGCCGCGTTCCTCACCCGGCTCGCCGACGCCAGGGACCCCGCGGGCGCCGGGCACCCCGACGGCGCAGGGGACTGA
- a CDS encoding alpha,alpha-trehalose-phosphate synthase (UDP-forming) → MTSGEPVTGADLVVVANRLPVDYEERPDGSSGWKRSPGGLVTALEPTLRAREGAWVGWPGVPDVDVDPLVEDGLSLHPVRLSAKEVEDYYEGFSNGTLWPLYHDVVAQPQFHRHWWRAYTDVNQRFAEEVAKVAAHGATVWVQDYQLQLVPGRLRELRPDLRIGFFLHIPFPPVELFRQLPWRTRIMEGLLGADLVGFHTDGGVRNFHWLAQELAGAVPDRDPEVVRVGDRRVRLGAFPISIDSQRLDELSREPEVVERAAGIRAELGNPARIVLGVDRLDYTKGIDVRLRALHELLQEERVTVDDVVMIQLATPSRERVEHYRQMRDEIELSVGRINGEYSRVGHPAVHYMHRSLPREELSAFFLAADVMLVTPLRDGMNLVAKEYVASRHDEGGVLVLSEFTGAAIELTSALLVNPHDTDGVKEALYAALTMNPEEGAKRMRTLRRQVLDHDVDRWARSFLEALGVKVAQ, encoded by the coding sequence GTGACCAGCGGCGAACCGGTGACCGGGGCGGATCTCGTGGTGGTGGCCAACCGGCTGCCGGTGGACTACGAGGAGCGTCCCGACGGCAGCAGCGGCTGGAAGCGCAGCCCCGGCGGCCTGGTCACGGCGCTGGAACCGACGCTGCGGGCCCGGGAGGGCGCCTGGGTCGGCTGGCCCGGCGTGCCCGACGTCGACGTCGACCCCCTGGTCGAGGACGGGCTGTCCCTGCACCCGGTCCGGCTGTCGGCCAAGGAGGTCGAGGACTACTACGAGGGCTTCTCCAACGGGACGCTGTGGCCGCTCTACCACGACGTCGTCGCCCAGCCGCAGTTCCACCGGCACTGGTGGCGCGCCTACACCGACGTCAACCAGCGCTTCGCCGAGGAGGTCGCGAAGGTCGCCGCGCACGGCGCGACGGTCTGGGTGCAGGACTACCAGCTCCAGCTGGTGCCGGGGCGGCTCCGGGAGCTGCGGCCGGACCTGCGGATCGGCTTCTTCCTGCACATCCCGTTCCCGCCGGTCGAGCTGTTCCGCCAGCTCCCGTGGCGGACCAGGATCATGGAGGGCCTGCTCGGCGCGGACCTGGTCGGGTTCCACACCGACGGCGGCGTGCGCAACTTCCACTGGCTCGCCCAGGAGCTGGCCGGTGCGGTGCCGGACCGCGATCCCGAGGTGGTCCGGGTCGGTGACCGCCGGGTGCGCCTGGGCGCGTTCCCGATCTCGATCGACTCGCAGCGGCTCGACGAGCTGTCCCGGGAACCGGAGGTCGTCGAGCGGGCCGCCGGGATCCGCGCGGAACTGGGCAACCCGGCGCGGATCGTGCTCGGCGTGGACCGGCTGGACTACACCAAGGGCATCGACGTCCGGCTGCGGGCGCTGCACGAGCTGCTCCAGGAGGAGCGGGTCACCGTGGACGACGTCGTCATGATCCAGCTGGCCACGCCGTCACGGGAGCGGGTCGAGCACTACCGGCAGATGCGCGACGAGATCGAGCTGTCGGTCGGCCGGATCAACGGCGAGTACTCCCGGGTCGGTCACCCCGCGGTGCACTACATGCACCGCTCGCTGCCCCGCGAGGAGCTGTCGGCGTTCTTCCTCGCCGCCGACGTCATGCTCGTGACCCCGCTGCGGGACGGGATGAACCTGGTCGCGAAGGAGTACGTGGCGAGCCGGCACGACGAGGGCGGCGTGCTCGTCCTGTCCGAGTTCACCGGCGCCGCGATCGAGCTGACCAGCGCGTTGCTGGTGAACCCGCACGACACCGACGGGGTGAAGGAGGCGCTCTACGCGGCGCTGACGATGAACCCCGAGGAGGGCGCCAAGCGGATGCGGACGCTGCGCCGCCAGGTCCTCGACCACGACGTCGACCGCTGGGCCCGCTCGTTCCTGGAGGCACTGGGCGTGAAGGTCGCGCAGTGA